In the Prochlorococcus marinus str. MIT 9312 genome, ATGATGATATTTATGCATTAAAAAATTTTATTAAAAATTATTTAAAAAATAAATTTCCAAATTCAAAAATATATATAGATTTTTTTGATTCAGAAAAAACTTTTTATTTAAAAAATATTAAAGAGATAAATAAAATATATTCAACTCCAATTCTTTCATTATTAACTCTAACAAATTCTGAAAGCCATAATTTTACAGCTGAAACTCTCTTTAAAAATGCCTCAAATACATGGAACGACAATGACTATATAAAATTGAAAAGATGGCTTGAAAATAAAGGCCTCCCAGCAACTAATGCATACTTTGCAGATGCTAGTGGATTGTCTCGAAAAAATAAAATTACAACAAAGTTAGTTGTATTGTTTTTAGATAAAATGAGATATTTTAATGATTTTAATGCTTATCAATCTACACTTTCAATTACGGGAGTAAGAGGAACATTAGCTAAAAGATTTGTAAATAGTGAATTATCTGGAAAGTTTTTTGGCAAAACTGGTACTCTTTCAAATGTCTTTGCATTATCCGGCTTTTTATATAAAAATGAAAAGCCAATAATTATAAGCATTATCCAAAATTCTAATAAAATTGATAAAGAAAAAGCTTTTAAATTATTACGTGATCTTTATTACTTGAAATCTTGTTAATAAATATATTATTTAAAATATTCTTTTAAATCCTTCTCAACAGAGGGGGGTACCATATGATTAATTTCACCACCAAATTTTGCAACTTCTTTTACTAAAGAACTACTAAGAAAACTATAATTTGTATTTGTCGATAAAAATATAGTTTCAATATCATTATTAAGAGATTTATTTGTATGAGCAATCTGAAGTTCATACTCAAAATCACTCATTGCTCTTAATCCTCGAAGAATAAGATTAGCTTTTAGATCATTTGCACAATCAACAGTTAGACCAGAATAAGAAATAATTTCAATATTAGGCAAATGAGAAAGAGAATATTTTATTTGTATTATTCTTCTTTCAAGATTAAATGTTGGTGTTTTAGAAGTATTTTCTAAAACAGCAACTACTAGATTGCCAAATATTTTTTCAGCCCTTTCTATTAAATCAAGATGCCCGTTTGTTAAAGGATCAAATGTACCTGGATAAAGAATTTTCATGAATTTATTATGATCGAATAAGAAATTTAGTTAAAATAAGATTATTAGATAAATCAATTATGACATTAAATCTAGAAGCAAAAAAAATCTTATTAAGAAAAATACCTCACGGATTATTTATTTGTGGCGTTAGAGACGAGGTTAAAAATGAAGTGAATGGATTTACTGCAAGTTGGGTGACTCAAGGTTCCTTCACCCCACCATTAGTTGTAATGGCTGTTAGAGCAGAGGGTTCAAGTCATGAAATAATAAAGTCCACCAATAAGTTCTCATTAAATGTTCTAAAAAGTGATCAAAAGGATCTAGCAGCTGTTTTCTTTAAACCTCAAAAAGCATTAGGAGGTAGATTTGAATCTGTTGAATTTAAATTAGGTGAGCTTGGATTGCCTATTTTAGTTGATAGTGTTGGTGGGGTTGAATGTAATGTTGTTGGAAGTGTTATGCATGGAGATCATACCGTTTTTGTAGGAGAGGTTCAATCTGCTTATCTGAATAATGATGTTGACTCACTAAATTTATCTTCAACTGGCTGGAATTATGGAGGGTAATCATTATAAATGAGTAATTCCTCTATCGAAAAAATAGATAACAAATATAATTTTAAAATTGAATATAAATTAATTAATAATAAGGAATTATTAAAATCAAGATTATCCGAAATTCCAAAGTCATCTGGTTGTTATCTTTTTAAAGATATTGATAATAACTTACTTTATATAGGTAAATCAAAAAAACTACGCAGTAGAGTAAGTAGTTATTTCAATAATTATTCAGATTTAACTCCCCGATTAAGTTTGATGGTTCGTCAAATAACTGAAATAGAAATAATAGTCACAGATAGCGAATATGAAGCATTAAATTTAGAGTCAAATTTAATTAAAACAAACAAACCATACTTTAATATTCTTTTAAAGGATGATAAGAAATATCCATATCTTTGTATAACTTGGAGTGAGAAATATCCTCGAATATTTATTACAAGAAGAAGAAGAAATAGAAATAATTTAGATAGATATTATGGACCTTATGTTGATGTCGGATTATTAAGGAGAACATTGTTTACGATAAAAAAGATATTTCCACTTAGACAAAGACCAAGGCCAGTCTATAAAGATAGAACTTGTTTGAATTATTCAATAGGAAGATGTCCAGGTGTTTGCCAAGAAGTTATATCATCTGACGATTATAAAAAAATAATGCAACAAGTATCTATGATATTTCAGGGAAGAAATGATGACTTAGAAATATTTTTACAAAAAAAAATGCTGCAATTTTCAAATGATTTAGATTATGAGAATGCAGCAAAAATAAGGGACCAAATTTCAGGTTTAAAATTATTAACTGAATCACAAAAAATATCAATACCAGATTCTTCAATTAATAGAGATATCTTTGGAATAGTTTCAGAAAAAAATGTAGCTAGTATACAAATTTTCCAAATGAGATCTGGTAAGCTCATTGGGAGAATTGGCTATAGTCAAAAATTAAATAATGAAGATGAAAATCATATTCTACAAAAGATATTAGAAGAACATTATATGAATGTTGAAGCTGTAGAAATACCATCAGAAATTCTTATTCAATATAACCTTCCAAAACAAGCAACCATAGAGGATTGGTTAACGGAGCTAAGAAAAAAGAAAGTAAAAATATTAATCCCAAAAAGAAATAAAAAACATGAAACTGTAGAAATGGTTTTAAAAAATGCGAAATTAGAATTAGATAGAATATTAAATGGGATACAAGATAATGAATCATCTATTGAGGATCTTGCCCAAATACTTGAATTAAGCGAACAACCTAAAAGAATTGAAGGTTATGATATAAGCCATATTCAAGGTAGTGACCCTGTAGCATCACAAGTCGTTTTTATTGATGGGATTCCTTCTAAACAGCATTATAGGAAATATAAAATTAAAGATCCAAACGTTTTTGTAGGACATAGTGATGATTTTGCTTCGATATATGAAGTAATACATAGAAGGTTTAAAAAATGGTCAAGATTTAAAAAAAGCGGAGGGGATTTTTCAATATTAAATGATAAAACGAATAGTAAATTAGACAATGAACTTTTATCAGATTGGCCTGATTTAATAATGATAGATGGAGGAAAAGGACAGTTGAATGCAGCTATTAAAGCATTAAATGAATTAAATCTTGAGGAAGAAGTAACTATATGTTCATTAGCAAAAAAAAATGAAGAAATATTTATTCCAGGCTTTACTAAGTCTCTTGACACTGATGAAAATCAGAAAGGAGTTCTTCTATTAAGAAGGGTAAGAGATGAAGCACATAGATTTGCATTATCTTTTCATAGAGACAAAAGATCTAAGAGAATGAATAGATCTCAATTGTCCCAAATCAGTGGATTAGGACCATCAAGAATAAGAGAATTGCTTGAGTATTTTAAATCAATAGACGCGATAAGAATAGCTAGTAAAGAGGATTTATCAAAAGTTAAAGGACTTGGAAAAAACTCAGTAAATGATATATATGAATATTTTAACGAGTTATAAATATTAATTAATTTTTGAAAAATAGATTTCTTGATCTTGTTAAATATAACTATATTAAAAATATATATTTTTAAATTAATCTATTAATTTGGCAGCTGAAGCATTTCTCTGGTTTAAATCACTTCACATTATTGGTGTAATCGTTTGGTTTGCGGGACTTTTTTATTTAGTAAGACTTTTTATATATCATGAAGAATCTAAAAATATGGATAATGAATTAAAAATTGCCTTTAATAAACAATACACCTTGATGGAAAAAAGGCTGGCTAATATTATCACAACACCTGGGATGATATTAGCTTTAAGTATGGCTATATGCATGGTTATTATGCAACCAAGTTGGTTAAGTGAGAAGTGGTTGCAAATTAAAATTTCTTTTGTTTTAGGATTAGTAATATATCATTCTTATTGTTACAAAATAATGTATTCATTACAAAATGGTACTTCAACCATTTCAGCAAAAAACCTTAGATTATTAAATGAATTGCCTACTTTATTATTATTTATAATTGTACTTTTAGTAATTTTTAAAAATAATTTTCCAACTAGTATTGCTACATGGAGCGTAGTTGGATTAATTATTTTCATGTTGGCTTCAATACAATTATATGCAAAGATTAGAAAGAAAAATGAGAATTCATTAAGTAATGAATAGGGAAGACTTAGTAAAATTAACTTCCAATATTAATAAAAATAGTTGTCCTAAAAATATTAATTTTCACTGTCATACAAAATTTAGTGATGGAAGTCTAGAACCATATGAACTTTTAGAACAAGCTTATAAAAATAACTTGAAATTTTTATCAATAACCGATCATCATACAATTAAAGCTCATGAATATATAAAAAAAAATAATTTACTCAAAAATTATCCTAAAGATTCTTTTACATTAATTTCGGGAATAGAAATTAATTGTTTGATTCTAGGATGTTTAGTACATGTAATTGGATTGGGAATAGATATAAAAAGTAAATACCTAAATCCCTACATCCTTGGAGAGTCTCCAATAGGTAATGATTTAGATATTAAATCAGTTATTAAAGCAATAAATTTAGCTGATGGTTTATCATTTCTTGCACATCCAGCTAGATACAGGATTCCCTTTTATAAATTAATTCCAGAGGCCAAAATACAAGGTATTGATGGAATAGAGGTTTGGTACGATTATGAACTGAATGAAGTATGGAATCCTAGTTTATTTGTATGTACAGAAATAAATAAATTAGCAGATAAATATTCAATGCTAAAAACATGCGGAACAGATAGTCATGGACTTTCGCTATTAGGTAGATAATTCAGAATTCGTTTTTTTCAATTATTGAATCAGTATTAATAATTATGTTCTTTAAATTTTCAATGACATCTGATGAACAATTATTCCACATTTTTCTATTGACAATTTCAAGAAATCTTTGTGCAATATCTCTTAAAGCCCATGGATTATTCTCTAGAAAGAAATTTCTAAGATCCAGATCACATAACCATGATTTATAAACTTCCTCATAACACCAATCTGAGACTACTTCAGTAGAAGCATCAAAAGCATATAAGTAATCTAGTGTAGCTGAAAATTCAAACGCTCCTTTATAACCATTATCCTTCATTCCATTTATCCATTTAGGGTTAAGTATTCTTGATATAACAACTTTATTAATTTCATCTTGTAATTTTGAAATTTTAGATAATCCAAATTTAGATAAATCACCATGATACATTTCAGGTAATTTACCGCTCAATTTTTTTACTGCTGAAGATAATCCACCCTGAAACTGATAATAATCATCAGAATCTAAAATATCATGTTCTTTATTATCTTGGTTATGAACAACTAATTGAACATTTTTAAGAGCATTTTCTAATGCTTTTTTATCCTCTATAGGTTCAAGATTATCACTGTAAATCCACTTACTCCAATTAAGAAAAGATTCTCCAAAATCATCAATATTATCCCAATTAGAATTTGAAATTAGTTCTTGTAGACCTGCTCCATATGAACCTGGCGCTGACCCAAATATACGATTAATTGAATCACCTTCCCTTGATGCCCCAGCAAGAGGGTTAAATTTATCATCCTCATCAAGATTAGAAACAAGATTTATTGCCTTAGAAGTTAATTTAACTAACTGTGGAAATGCATCTCTAAACATTCCCGAAATCCTTAAAGTAACATCAACCCTTGGTCTTTCGAGAATAGATAAAGGAATGATTTCTAGATCTACTACTCTTCTTGAAGGCCCATCCCAAATAGGCTGTACTCCTAATAAATATAGTATTTGACAAATATCTTCACCACCATTTCTCATTGTGGATGTTGCCCATACTGATATTGCTATATTTTTTAAATCTTCTCCATTATCTTGTTTGTATAAATCAAGTATTTGTAAAGCAGATTGACAACCAACACTCCATGCTGATTCAGTTGGCAGTCCTCTCGAATCAACTGAAAAGAAATTTTTACCAGTGGGTAAAGCTTCAGTTTTACCTCTCGTAGGGGCTCCAGATGGACCACTTTTTACATATTGTCCATTTAATGAATTAATAAATGATGATTTCTCATTATATGAAGAATTAATTATTGGATATAGAATCTCTTTTTTTAATACTAAAAAATAATTATTATGTTTTTTTTCATTAAAGAAATAGTCTATTATTTTCTGATTTTTATATTTTTCGAGATTTTTTATATTGGTATTCTTTTTGTAAAAAAACAAATATATTAAATACTTTGCTTGTTGTTCCAAAAAATCAATAGCCATTCTAAAGTTTAAAATGTTTTTGTTGGAAAAAGTCAATAATATTTTTTTATCCTTTTCACTTAACATTTGATCATATTGATTTGTCCAAGGATTCAAATCTAGTTTTAAATGTTTTGCTATATATTGAATAACACCAATTCGGTTGGCATTTGGTACTCTAGCAATACACAAGAATAAATTTATTTCATTAATGTCATTCTGCCTTTTGCCAAAAATATGCAAACCTGTCCTAATTTGAGATTCTTTAATTTTGCAAAGAAAGGAATCAATTTCTTCTATTTGATTATTTTTATTGTTTAAAGCAATTTCGCTAAAATCTTTTTTAATTAATTCAAAAATGGATTTTTCTATTATTTCAATCCGATTAGAATTTAATAATTTTGCTTCAAAATATTCGTCTAAATAATTTTCTAATATTGAATATTTACCATATAATTCTGACCTATCCAAAGGAGGGGTTAAATGATCAATAATTGTTGCAGCAGTTCTTCTTTTAGCTTGGGATCCTTCTCCAGGATCATTTACGATAAACGGATATATGTTTGGTATTGCTGGACAAATAATATTTGGAAAACATTTATTGCTGAGACCTATAGATTTGCCAGGTAACCATTCAACAGTCCCATGTTTACCAATATGGCAAATAGCATTCGCATTAAAAACTTTTTCAATCCAAAAATATTGTGCTAAATATCTATGGGGAGGTGGAAGATCGGGAGAATGAATATCTCTATCAGTGAAAGCGTCATAACCTCGCTGTGGTTGAATCAATAATGTTATTTTTCCAAATCTAAGACCATTTATTGAGAACCCTTTATTATCTAAATCAATCGCATCAGATGGTTTACCCCAACGATTAAAAATAATATTTTTGGGATCAAGTTCTAAATAATTCCAATATTCTAAATATTCACTAAGTGGTAAGTAATCTAATGGTTTATTATTTTGAGATTCAATATCATTAGTTCTAGTTTTTATAAGCATTGACATTAATTCCGAAGAATCTTGAGGATAATTACAAGATCCAAGGTCATAACCTTCTTCTTTTAACCAATTAAGAATATTTATTATTGAAGATGGTGTATTTAGACCAACGCCATTACCTATTCTTCCGTTCTTTACTGGATAATTACTTATTACTAAACAAATTCTTTTATCAAAATTATTAAGTTTCTGTAGTTTCACATAATTTATTGCAAATTTTGAAA is a window encoding:
- a CDS encoding flavin reductase family protein, encoding MTLNLEAKKILLRKIPHGLFICGVRDEVKNEVNGFTASWVTQGSFTPPLVVMAVRAEGSSHEIIKSTNKFSLNVLKSDQKDLAAVFFKPQKALGGRFESVEFKLGELGLPILVDSVGGVECNVVGSVMHGDHTVFVGEVQSAYLNNDVDSLNLSSTGWNYGG
- the coaD gene encoding pantetheine-phosphate adenylyltransferase; translation: MKILYPGTFDPLTNGHLDLIERAEKIFGNLVVAVLENTSKTPTFNLERRIIQIKYSLSHLPNIEIISYSGLTVDCANDLKANLILRGLRAMSDFEYELQIAHTNKSLNNDIETIFLSTNTNYSFLSSSLVKEVAKFGGEINHMVPPSVEKDLKEYFK
- the hemJ gene encoding protoporphyrinogen oxidase HemJ; this encodes MAAEAFLWFKSLHIIGVIVWFAGLFYLVRLFIYHEESKNMDNELKIAFNKQYTLMEKRLANIITTPGMILALSMAICMVIMQPSWLSEKWLQIKISFVLGLVIYHSYCYKIMYSLQNGTSTISAKNLRLLNELPTLLLFIIVLLVIFKNNFPTSIATWSVVGLIIFMLASIQLYAKIRKKNENSLSNE
- the cobN gene encoding cobaltochelatase subunit CobN, yielding MHRILNIAGNEKNKDDLIEQPAADFIFITSVKADLNLISNLLLEKEFASLKNNIRALEISNLNSSAQIDNYLLKTINYAKVVVLRIFGDKGTWNYGIEQLLNWQAVNKKRKLVILSGTIDQEISLCEISSIDKNIALNISRLLRSGGLDNYRKFLNCLNFLVVDEKLIPDEFLNITFYADPYLHDWKNEKGEKIGIISYKSLFLANEIEVNEKLNLQLRKCGLSPKTFFISTLKDHIIQKKLIDIFKKEDIKLIITTTSFSSSQIKNNDLIENSTNIFTSLKIPILQLLSSNRSRKKWLKSSIGMNSSDLLMQIIIPEFDGRITTCPSAFKEIISKKNTLYSEISTYKADQVGIQWISKFAINYVKLQKLNNFDKRICLVISNYPVKNGRIGNGVGLNTPSSIINILNWLKEEGYDLGSCNYPQDSSELMSMLIKTRTNDIESQNNKPLDYLPLSEYLEYWNYLELDPKNIIFNRWGKPSDAIDLDNKGFSINGLRFGKITLLIQPQRGYDAFTDRDIHSPDLPPPHRYLAQYFWIEKVFNANAICHIGKHGTVEWLPGKSIGLSNKCFPNIICPAIPNIYPFIVNDPGEGSQAKRRTAATIIDHLTPPLDRSELYGKYSILENYLDEYFEAKLLNSNRIEIIEKSIFELIKKDFSEIALNNKNNQIEEIDSFLCKIKESQIRTGLHIFGKRQNDINEINLFLCIARVPNANRIGVIQYIAKHLKLDLNPWTNQYDQMLSEKDKKILLTFSNKNILNFRMAIDFLEQQAKYLIYLFFYKKNTNIKNLEKYKNQKIIDYFFNEKKHNNYFLVLKKEILYPIINSSYNEKSSFINSLNGQYVKSGPSGAPTRGKTEALPTGKNFFSVDSRGLPTESAWSVGCQSALQILDLYKQDNGEDLKNIAISVWATSTMRNGGEDICQILYLLGVQPIWDGPSRRVVDLEIIPLSILERPRVDVTLRISGMFRDAFPQLVKLTSKAINLVSNLDEDDKFNPLAGASREGDSINRIFGSAPGSYGAGLQELISNSNWDNIDDFGESFLNWSKWIYSDNLEPIEDKKALENALKNVQLVVHNQDNKEHDILDSDDYYQFQGGLSSAVKKLSGKLPEMYHGDLSKFGLSKISKLQDEINKVVISRILNPKWINGMKDNGYKGAFEFSATLDYLYAFDASTEVVSDWCYEEVYKSWLCDLDLRNFFLENNPWALRDIAQRFLEIVNRKMWNNCSSDVIENLKNIIINTDSIIEKNEF
- a CDS encoding PHP domain-containing protein; the encoded protein is MNREDLVKLTSNINKNSCPKNINFHCHTKFSDGSLEPYELLEQAYKNNLKFLSITDHHTIKAHEYIKKNNLLKNYPKDSFTLISGIEINCLILGCLVHVIGLGIDIKSKYLNPYILGESPIGNDLDIKSVIKAINLADGLSFLAHPARYRIPFYKLIPEAKIQGIDGIEVWYDYELNEVWNPSLFVCTEINKLADKYSMLKTCGTDSHGLSLLGR
- a CDS encoding D-alanyl-D-alanine carboxypeptidase codes for the protein MIKKIYSFFLIVIVLVTSPFLIRYLLTNQKITFLNSIYFNFPGIITKNKICPTYDALLNQTLDDSFSVSIINNKGEIISSYNENVPRLPASNQKLFSSAYVLSKYKLNNNLITSLFKNKNNYYLLGQGDPDLNYENIIELISNVKENKIIKFNIVEINSKLYWPNGWTNTDKLYEYGSPITSLAIESNHNKYDDIYALKNFIKNYLKNKFPNSKIYIDFFDSEKTFYLKNIKEINKIYSTPILSLLTLTNSESHNFTAETLFKNASNTWNDNDYIKLKRWLENKGLPATNAYFADASGLSRKNKITTKLVVLFLDKMRYFNDFNAYQSTLSITGVRGTLAKRFVNSELSGKFFGKTGTLSNVFALSGFLYKNEKPIIISIIQNSNKIDKEKAFKLLRDLYYLKSC
- the uvrC gene encoding excinuclease ABC subunit UvrC → MSNSSIEKIDNKYNFKIEYKLINNKELLKSRLSEIPKSSGCYLFKDIDNNLLYIGKSKKLRSRVSSYFNNYSDLTPRLSLMVRQITEIEIIVTDSEYEALNLESNLIKTNKPYFNILLKDDKKYPYLCITWSEKYPRIFITRRRRNRNNLDRYYGPYVDVGLLRRTLFTIKKIFPLRQRPRPVYKDRTCLNYSIGRCPGVCQEVISSDDYKKIMQQVSMIFQGRNDDLEIFLQKKMLQFSNDLDYENAAKIRDQISGLKLLTESQKISIPDSSINRDIFGIVSEKNVASIQIFQMRSGKLIGRIGYSQKLNNEDENHILQKILEEHYMNVEAVEIPSEILIQYNLPKQATIEDWLTELRKKKVKILIPKRNKKHETVEMVLKNAKLELDRILNGIQDNESSIEDLAQILELSEQPKRIEGYDISHIQGSDPVASQVVFIDGIPSKQHYRKYKIKDPNVFVGHSDDFASIYEVIHRRFKKWSRFKKSGGDFSILNDKTNSKLDNELLSDWPDLIMIDGGKGQLNAAIKALNELNLEEEVTICSLAKKNEEIFIPGFTKSLDTDENQKGVLLLRRVRDEAHRFALSFHRDKRSKRMNRSQLSQISGLGPSRIRELLEYFKSIDAIRIASKEDLSKVKGLGKNSVNDIYEYFNEL